From one Aspergillus fumigatus Af293 chromosome 8, whole genome shotgun sequence genomic stretch:
- a CDS encoding DUF3807 domain-containing protein, whose protein sequence is MPSLQIPSVTIEDLQTFQAKHFPSSQQVTSLDYIYGETVDDDIDDDDDGLGYYPDGVKRTLTDEQIRIFRHSEIHSLLRQKQLREEELAEVARESTPVRQAAGGIAEGQEDRPSSIPGSQQEKIPNAKEGSGLESHEAKDSSITKRADEAGSQERLDYDDDATVQREAHARGPNFAGRRIISYED, encoded by the exons ATGCCGAGTCTACAGATACCATCCGTCACAATA GAAGATTTGCAAACCTTTCAAGCGAAACATTTTCCCAGTAGCCAGCAAGTCACATCGCTTGACTACATCTATGGCGAGACTGTagatgatgacattgacgatgatgatgatggccttggcTATTACCCAGATGGCGTGAAGCGTACTCTCACGGACGAGCAGATCCGCATCTTCAGACATAGTGAAATCCACTCGTTACTTCGCCAGAAACAACTGCGAGAAGAGGAGCTAGCTGAGGTGGCCCGTGAATCAACGCCTGTGAGACAAGCTGCTGGGGGTATTGCTGAAGGGCAAGAGGACAGGCCCTCTAGTATTCCGGGCAGTCAGCAGGAGAAGATACCCAATGCGAAAGAGGGCAGTGGCTTGGAATCGCATGAGGCAAAGGATTCGTCGATAACGAAGCGGGCAGATGAGGCAGGCTCACAAGAAAGACTTGATTATGATGACGATGCTACCGTGCAGCGGGAAGCCCATGCTCGTGGTCCAAACTTTGCTGGACGCAGAATCATATCCTATGAGGATTGA
- a CDS encoding HVSL domain-containing protein, with product MTVSLHFLLFNALLGSISTLPIAMMALVQYSGTESDTEESEEKPPRPAKKSRHNSSSVDDRVSSLPPLPTAFRDLYASSTRVSVRDDPSLHGGRKRVIPHVEGNWPTHIYLEWYPSKAELTVLDGILSQVEVKLGGDAGEIHSLLRSDLGVQLPLHISLSRPVVLRTEQRQPFMDMFQTALQESVVPAFSVSPCSLDWVSNYERTRWFLVLRVTKPTNDNLNRLLSLSNRSLAHFGQPSLYAGNPASPVHRLGRHENIKPHTQPEELSHCFHVSLAWSLIEPTTEQKERIDAVDIRRLRILSIHFDCVKVKIGNNISSIPLSTVQSFSVI from the exons ATGACAGTAAGTTTacactttctcctcttcaacgCTCTTCTTGGCTCAATTTCTACCTTACCCATTGCCATGATGGCTTTGGTGCAATACTCTGGTACTGAGTCAGATACAGAAGAGAGTGAGGAGAAACCACCCAGACCAGCAAAGAAGTCCCGTCACAACAGTTCATCCGTCGATGATCGAGTGTCATCTCTACCCCCACTACCGACTGCATTTCGTGATCTGTATGCCTCCAGCACTCGCGTGAGTGTACGAGACGACCCGAGCCTTCATGGAGGCCGTAAGCGTGTCATTCCCCATGTTGAAGGGAACTGGCCCACCCATATATACCTAGAGT GGTATCCGTCGAAAGCAGAACTCACTGTCTTGGATGGTATATTATCACAAGTCGAAGTCAAGCTGGGGGGAGATGCAGGAGAGATCCATAGCTTATTAAGAAGCGATCTGGGTGTACAACTTCCGCTTCATATCAGTCTCTCCAGACCAGTAGTTCTTCGCACTGAACAGAGACAGCCTTTCATGGATATGTTTCAAACGGCTCTTCAAGAATCTGTAGTTCCAGC ATTCTCTGTCAGCCCTTGCAGTCTTGACTGGGTCTCTAATTACGAAAGGACGCGGTGGTTCCTTGTCCTACGGGTGACAAAGCCCACAAACGATAACTTGAACCGTCTCCTCAGCCTGTCAAACCGCTCCTTAGCTCACTTTGGTCAACCATCGCTGTATGCGGGTAACCCGGCTAGCCCAGTTCACAGACTTGGACGACATGAAAATATCAAACCGCATACACAGCCCGAAGAGCTTTCTCACTGTTTCCATGTCTCCCTCGCTTGGAGCTTGATAGAACCAACAACTGAGCAGAAGGAGAGGATTGATGCTGTAGATATTCGCCGCTTACGAATTCTGAGCATTCACTTTGACTGTGTGAAGGTCAAAATTGGGAACAACATCTCAAGCATACCCCTTTCGACTGTACAAAGTTTTTCTGTGATATAG